Proteins encoded together in one Amblyomma americanum isolate KBUSLIRL-KWMA chromosome 1, ASM5285725v1, whole genome shotgun sequence window:
- the LOC144113938 gene encoding THAP domain-containing protein 11-like, which translates to MDVGRARKATNRRYCCVKDCHSREGNGDVKLFRFPARPYESTRRLKWIVAVRLVNGEDFSNWSPNDNTRICSKHFVNGEKSTIETHPGYLPTIFPSVHRKRSRDSAGQLSRFNRWMQRSAVRATACPQEREAVACATDDGHSPTFGPAEQDTSGGEPWNGLDFLCAAAEIHSAVASVETQTDHESAGSGSFSVFICCSQGCDVSTQITHRETRDCGVQHKPAVTSTVSGPDHRTSYFAGYDSIEKPSGALEDLCSVNCVVFAL; encoded by the exons ATGGATGTCGGTCGTGCTCGGAAAGCAACTAACCGGAGATACTGTTGCGTGAAGGACTGCCATAGCCGAGAAGGGAACGGAGACGTGAAGCTTTTTCGCTTTCCTGCAAGGCCGTACGAGTCAACTCGGCGACTGAAGTGGATCGTCGCAGTGCGTCTTGTCAA TGGTGAAGACTTCTCCAACTGGAGCCCGAATGACAACACAAGAATATGTTCGAAGCACTTTGTAAATGGTGAAAAGAGTACCATAGAAACGCATCCCGGTTATCTCCCGACTATCTTCCCATCTGTGCACAGGAAACGGTCGAGGGATTCTGCTGGCCAGTTGTCAAGATTTAACAG GTGGATGCAAAGATCTGCAGTGCGAGCTACCGCATGTCCACAAGAACGAGAAGCCGTAGCATGTGCCACTGACGATGGCCATTCCCCTACATTTGGCCCAGCAGAGCAGGACACATCCGGTGGAGAACCTTGGAATGGCCTAGACTTCCTCTGTGCTGCAGCTGAAATCCATTCAGCAGTTGCTTCTGTG GAAACTCAAACAGACCACGAAAGTGCTGGCAGTGGCAGCTTTTCTGTGTTCATTTGCTGTTCCCAAGGGTGTGACGTGTCGACCCAGATCACACATCGCGAGACCCGTGACTGTGGAGTGCAGCATAAGCCAGCTGTTACCAGCACCGTCAGCGGACCAGACCACCGGACAAGCTACTTTGCTGGTTATGACAGCATTGAAAAGCCTTCAGGTGCTCTTGAAGATTTGTGCAGTGTGAACTGTGTGGTTTTTGCACTATAG